From the Camelus bactrianus isolate YW-2024 breed Bactrian camel chromosome 4, ASM4877302v1, whole genome shotgun sequence genome, the window AATCTGACTTGATTTCACCTGAGACTTTCTGGTCCCATTTGAAAATCCAGTTGACCTGCTTTTCCTTCAGAGGTTCTTAAAAGTCACAGCCATTTCGGAATACCTTCTTAAGTGCACCTCCAATCCTAAATTGGCGAAGAGCAGAATGGATCtgatctcttcaaatatttggggCCGCTGATGCCAACTGATGGACATGAATGGATATGTCAGGAGAACCCAAAATAGTCATGATGTCAAGGGTAGGGGTACTAATTAGCACTGGCATAGGATCAAAAACTCACTAGCTATGGAGAATTCAGTGATTATGGTCTAGGTCTTCAACTGTGTTTTGCACCTCAATATACCTGAGAGGTAAAATGTTGATTGCAGGATATTCTAGTATATCCTTGCACTCAGTATTTTTTTACAGTGGGTTTCCTGTAACCCTGCTTCCTTTCCTCTGGCTGACCCACTCTATTTTTGTCTTAAACATCTCACCTCATAGCAAAGAGGGCAGTTTTTGAACCTCACAGGATGTCGTGAAAGACTGTACTTATGCACACAtatcctttctatttttcttttagtgcTATTCTCCATTTCAAGATGCCTTTGCACTTCTGAAACATGCAAACTGACAAACCTCCAGGCCACGATCGAGGGGAAATCATTACTGCTTGAAGCCTGGGAAACTGCTCTTAATAAAGCCAAGCCCTCAGTTGTTGAAATGCTGAGGAAGTTGTGGAGGAGGAGACTTTTTTCTTATCCCACTAAATACTACTTCTTACTTCTTGTTTTTTCCCTAGTCACCTTCTCTGTTTTAAGAATTCATCAAAAGCCTGAACTTGTAAGTTTCAGACACTTGCAGCTGGCAGAAGAGAACCCTAGTCGTAATATTAATTGCACCAAAGTTTTACAGGGTGATGTAGATGAAATCCAAAAGGTAAAGCTTGAGAGTCTAACAGTGGAATTTAGGAAGCGCCCTCGATGGACAACCTACAACTACGTCAACATGACCAGTGATTGTGCTGCTTTCATCAAGAAGCGCAAATACATTGTAGAACCCCTTAGTAAAGAAGAGGCAGAGTTTCCAATAGCATATTCTATAGTGGTTCATCACAAAATCGAAATGCTCGACAGGCTCCTGAGAGCCATCTATATGCCTCAGAATTTCTACTGCATTCACGTGGACAAAAAATCCGAGGAATCCTTTTTGGCTGCAGTGATTGGCATTGCGTCTTGTTTCAGTAACGTTTTTGTGGCCAGGCAACTGGAGAGTGTGGTGTATGCCTCGTGGAGCCGGGTTCAGGCTGACATCAACTGCATGCAGGACCTCTACAAAATGAGTGCGGACTGGAAGTACTTGATCAATCTCTGCGGTATGGATTTTCCGATTAAAACCAACCTGGAAATTGTCAGGAAGCTCAAGTCGTTAATGGGCGAGAACAACCTAGAAACCGAGAAAATGCCCGCCCATAAAAAAGAAAGGTGGAAAAAGCACTATACAGTGGTTAATGGAAAGCTGACAAACATGGGGACTGACAAAATACATCCTCCTCTTGAAACGCCGCTGTTTTCAGGCAGCGCCTATTTTGTGGTCAGTAGGAAGTATGTGGGCTATGTGCTTGAGAATGAAAAAATCCAGAAGTTTATGGAGTGGGCAAAAGATACATACAGCCCAGACGAGTATCTCTGGGCCACTATTCAGAGGATGCCTGAAGTCCCAGGCTCACTGTCCTTAAGTTCTAAGTACGACATGTCAGACATGCACTCTATTGCCAGGTTTGTTAAGTGGCAGTACTTTGAAGGTGACGTTTCCAAGGGCGCCCCCTACCCGCCGTGCAGCGGCATCCACGTGCGCTCTGTATGTGTTTTCGGAGCCGGTGACTTGAACTGGATGCTGCACGTGCACCACCTGTTTGCCAATAAGTTTGACACAGACATAGACTTCTTTGCCATCCAGTGTTTGGACGAGCATCTGCGGCATAAAGCCCTGGAGACATTAAAACACTAACCGTTGGTGGCAGTTTTAGAAATAAGAAGAAGGATGCATGAGATGTACCCCCATTTGATTCTTCTGCCTACAGAATCTAACTCTTTATGTCAGAGAAGCTTTGAGGTTTCTGCAGAGCACAGTCGGTTAGAAAGATTGCAGTTTTAAGCCTTGACTTAGACTTAATGTGAGACCAGGGCACGTTGCAATGCATTGTAAGGAAAGGTGGCCCGGGTGACTGGAGAGGAGGCTGAATACAATCTAGCCTACTAAAAGAGCTCAGGGACTTAACAAAAAACCCTAAGACTTGACCTGTGCCAAAATTACTTGGAGAGCTTTAAATATGATgattttcctgattttaataaatttatagcAACAACCAACAGGAGGTTATTTATCTTGTAGgttatatttgttgaaagagaaaTGTGACTTTAAATGAACATTGTAAATGATTTACCCTCTGCTGTAACATTGCGCTGTTGTGTATCTGTGCCATCTCAGGGAACTTGAAAAAACGGGCTTGATTGCACgtgaatatttttcatttaacaatgtacatgtttttttaaaagaaaaaaaaagcacaattacTAGTTTAGTTGATTCTGTGAATCATCTTAGATTATTAGAAAAGATATCATCTtagattatttaaaaagttaaggtGTCTTTGTTTATTGTCGTAGTGTCTACAAAGTAACTCAATTTTTTCAAGTAGTTGTCTATCTACTCCTCTCTCCAGTCTCCCCTCACCCTGATATTAAGCTGTATATAAACTTATTTTCATTATTCCCCATATTACAGCCTCAGTTCTCTTCTGTGATCTGACTGGCAGTAATTAGCATGGAGAGCTAAGATAGAAAGGGCGAAGTAGGTGTGGCAGAAGGGAGGAGTCGTCATATTTGGACAATTTCTAAGGCTTATGATGAGTGATAAAACCAGCAATTTGTACAGAAATCACGGCTGTGGCTTTTGGACCTGCTTGTGTCCATCCTTCCAGGCTATTGTGTCCTACTGTCACCTGTGTCTCCTTTTGAAAACAACTGACTTCCTCTGTCCTTTTTCATGTTAACCTGCTCATTGGTTGTTCCTTAGCTCTTGCATTGTAAGTTTCCTTCTCTCCCAGAACCTATAAATAGGGGAAAGGCATGCTTGAAGGCTTGGGAATCCTAAAGGGAACATTAGGTTTGGAGCAAATTGTGTCAGTATTGATACTATTCTCAGCATATGGTTTTTACTCTACTTTTCACTGAAAGACAAATGATTTGAGGTTGCTATTGTGCTGTCTCATATCGCAAAGTaagtgaagatttaaaaaaagcaaacaacttgCCTTTTTGATAAGCTGATACTGTTCAACAAAAGATGTAAGAGGAAGTGTGAAGCTTTATCTTTTATCTGAGACTCTAAATAAGAATCAAATCCatgtgctttatttttaaaacttagccAACTTAAATTGTATATTAGAAATTCGTATCAGACAGTTTTCAAACATTCAACTGAGAAAACTGTTTTTTCTTCCTCAGGGTtaggaaattttcattttatggagAGGCTTGTTACACTGACCCTCCTGAATGAGAGTTTCACATTTTTGGAAAGTTTCATTTGTAAATGTGCAAGCCAGTGGATTGCTATGGTTTGCATGATTTAATATGGCAGCCAGTGTTGgaccaaaaaaggaagaaaaaaacttcTTTGAAAATTCAAGAGATGATGTCAATGAGAGCATTGTATGCAGAGTGTTTTGTCTCTGTTGGTTTCTAAACCAGTTTGTCCTTTTCATGCATGTCACATGTTTCTCCATGATAACTTTCAGAAGAAAGAGTtagggctcttttttttttttttttttttaattctaaaaccAGTGATTTTCACTGACATATTTGTGTCTGTGCTTTGTGTTTTTAAACTTCATTCATGGTGTCTGAAATACTATACCATagactttttccattttattttgaacatttgcaaatctataggaaaattaaaaataatagtacaGTAAACACCATATAACCATCATCTGGAGACATTGTTTGTTAATATCGTGCCCATTTGCTTTCAGTTGAATGGATCTTTGAATTTAGCaaaattgaaaattgaaaaaaatttacaaacaaCCGAAGTTATCATTAATCGAAGTGCTCTTATTGTAGCGTGACTGAATCCAATTGATATTTAAATTGGCAGtttttgagggatttttttctccactatatatataaaaacaggattttcaaaataatttccccaagcccCAGACTCAAAGTGTGGCCTGACCATCTTTTATGCAGCTGTATATCTCGTCTTTCTAGTACGGCACTTGTTGAGATGTGTCTGAATATCACCCTATTGTTAATGGCTCTTTCAGGGATCATATAGGCGTGAGAACTCATTAATTTTGTACTTCTCAGCATAACTTAACACAAATGAAATTCATCCTATTCAGCCAAGCAACTTGAAGAATCAAGATGATTTCAAAAGGAAACCTATACTCGatttagaaaaagcaaaaatgtcaTAAGTTCTTTGGGAAAGATACGTCATTTAAATTACTTCCTATATGTCAGTTATTAAACACTAATTTCTTTTTACTGTCATTTAAGGTCTTTTATAGGGAATTACTGGAAATCGTATTCCCAAATAAATCCTTGAATGTACATCAACTGCAGTTTTGTAATGGAAGGATTCTAGTCAATGAAGTGCTTACTGATTGGGATTCACATATTACTTACAAAGGACAAGAGTTAACAAAAATAGTTCTTCCTTTATAGGCAGTGACCTAGGCTCTTCCCCGACCATGGTAAACAGCCATTCAGCCTTGGAAATGCAAAACGTTCTTGTCTCTAGACGCGTATTTGTATCATTCATCAAGTACAAGTCActt encodes:
- the GCNT1 gene encoding beta-1,3-galactosyl-O-glycosyl-glycoprotein beta-1,6-N-acetylglucosaminyltransferase gives rise to the protein MLRKLWRRRLFSYPTKYYFLLLVFSLVTFSVLRIHQKPELVSFRHLQLAEENPSRNINCTKVLQGDVDEIQKVKLESLTVEFRKRPRWTTYNYVNMTSDCAAFIKKRKYIVEPLSKEEAEFPIAYSIVVHHKIEMLDRLLRAIYMPQNFYCIHVDKKSEESFLAAVIGIASCFSNVFVARQLESVVYASWSRVQADINCMQDLYKMSADWKYLINLCGMDFPIKTNLEIVRKLKSLMGENNLETEKMPAHKKERWKKHYTVVNGKLTNMGTDKIHPPLETPLFSGSAYFVVSRKYVGYVLENEKIQKFMEWAKDTYSPDEYLWATIQRMPEVPGSLSLSSKYDMSDMHSIARFVKWQYFEGDVSKGAPYPPCSGIHVRSVCVFGAGDLNWMLHVHHLFANKFDTDIDFFAIQCLDEHLRHKALETLKH